Proteins from one Azospirillum brasilense genomic window:
- a CDS encoding GntR family transcriptional regulator, with the protein MKSSVEPLKARRIYLLLRDRIVAGDLPPGGRLPGEPALAAEHAVSRVTVRRALDLLEKEGLVQRKPGSGTFVHDTRSVRPIVADLSNVLSHLIDMGRSTDVKLLSFGYVAPPEAIAESLGLKPGERVQRSVRVRLIDGEPFSYLTTHVPEWLGLTYSEAELAARPLLELIERSGVKTERATQAINATLAGPEPAAALDLEIGSPLLTLTRVVHDPSGRGVEHLHALYRPDRYSFHMDLVRIGDDGERRWSPALGRPRASDTTKTDKNKAGEKPTRGSRAIKQRS; encoded by the coding sequence GTGAAGTCTTCGGTCGAACCGCTGAAGGCGCGCCGGATTTACCTGCTGCTGCGCGACCGCATCGTCGCCGGCGACCTGCCGCCGGGCGGGCGCCTGCCGGGGGAACCGGCGCTGGCCGCCGAGCACGCCGTGTCGCGGGTGACCGTGCGCCGGGCGCTCGACCTGCTGGAGAAGGAGGGGCTGGTGCAGCGCAAGCCCGGCTCCGGCACCTTCGTCCATGACACCCGCAGCGTCCGCCCCATCGTCGCCGACCTCTCCAACGTGCTGTCGCACCTGATCGACATGGGGCGCAGCACCGACGTGAAGCTGCTCTCCTTCGGCTACGTCGCGCCGCCCGAGGCCATCGCCGAAAGCCTGGGGCTGAAGCCGGGCGAGCGGGTCCAGCGGTCGGTGCGTGTCCGGCTGATCGACGGGGAGCCCTTCTCCTACCTGACCACCCATGTGCCGGAATGGCTCGGCCTGACCTATTCGGAAGCGGAGCTGGCGGCGCGTCCGCTGCTGGAGCTGATCGAGCGGTCGGGCGTGAAGACCGAGCGGGCCACCCAGGCGATCAACGCCACGCTGGCCGGGCCGGAGCCGGCGGCGGCGCTCGATCTGGAGATCGGCTCGCCGCTGTTGACCCTGACCCGCGTCGTGCACGACCCGTCCGGCCGCGGGGTGGAGCATCTGCACGCGCTGTATCGGCCCGACCGCTACAGCTTCCACATGGATCTGGTGCGCATCGGCGACGACGGGGAGCGGCGCTGGAGCCCGGCCCTGGGCCGGCCGCGCGCATCCGACACCACCAAAACCGACAAGAACAAAGCGGGCGAAAAGCCCACCCGCGGCTCGCGGGCCATCAAGCAGAGGAGTTGA